In the Sebastes fasciatus isolate fSebFas1 chromosome 20, fSebFas1.pri, whole genome shotgun sequence genome, one interval contains:
- the LOC141758359 gene encoding NACHT, LRR and PYD domains-containing protein 3-like, whose translation MEQKSVADKTDEVSRESVPSNQAEVHHFQPSYTAQSGGNVVAPFIIGSSIGNINIDIISTGQGSMVSSKEALNHDTADSCGSLQPQNDKIAEKLKATLKRKFGHLLEVMTAEAKKIPLNKIYTELYITVGRSGEVNKEHEVRQIEMASRIHVAQEKSIHCNQLFDPLRGRDPDTRTVITRGVAGIGKTVSVNKFTLDWAEGKANTNLAFVFPLSFRELNLMRKRKYSLVELLSVLFPATKDTGIFTNCSNKMLFILDGLDESRLSLDFHKIEILSDVTQKTTIAVLLINLIRRTLLPSALIWITSRPVASSQIPLEFVDLMTELRGFNNPQKEEYFRRKISDERLANRVITHVKSCRSLHIMCHIPVFCWMVTSVLQKTLLTTDSKDTPKTLTQMYIHFLYFHVESMKKRRPGRRESNADFLRDHIMPLGKLAFKELEKGHLIFYESDLIQNGIKVTQASMFSGVYTQIFNEEMTLCKEKIFCFVHLSVQEFFAALYVYLTFNNDNINVLVKKSSPSRFRDSSEFILYKEAVEKAVRCENGHFDIFLRFLLGLSLESNQTLLKHLMTGNRTNQRTRTEIIKHIKQKITESQSPDRCLNLFHCLNELNDHSLVKEIQSYLRKGSLNKAKLSPAQWATLVFVLLTSEEELTVFELSNYTRSEEALARLLPVVKTAQVANLNACNLTKNCCEILANEIKSSQIRKLDLGNNNLTDAGITLLSGGLKSSKLETLRLKSCNLTKHSADALASVISSASCQLKVLDVSDNDFQDEGVKVLSDGLGSPHCKLEILLVSLCRVTEEGCTFLASALNSSCLRELDLSYNHPGNRGLQLLSALKEDPKCSLQDFSVEQCGESMIQPGPKKYTKKLTLDPNTAHRDLSLSEGNRKATRWTAQPFPDHPERFDFRTQVLCEEGLTGRCYWETEWSGRAFIGVAYRRMCRKGEGPESWLGRNDSSWGLYCTKDGYKSWHNGMLITVAIPPSSNKVGVYLDWSVGRLSFFRISCGALTPLHTFQTIFTEPVYPGFRLGWPDSTVYLC comes from the exons atggagCAAAAGAGTGTTGCTGATAAAACAGACGAGGTCTCTCGAG AGTCAGTTCCCTCTAATCAGGCTGAGGTTCATCATTTCCAACCCAGCTACACCGCTCAGAGTGGAGGCAACGTGGTCGCTCCCTTCATCATTGGTTCTAGCATTGGCAACATAAACATCGATATCATCTCAACGGGCCAAG GGTCTATGGTTTCATCAAAAGAAGCATTGAACCATGACACTGCAGACAGCTGCGGGTCTCTGCAGCCCCAAA ACGATAAGATCGCAGAGAAACTGAAAGCTACTCTGAAGAGGAAATTCGGCCACCTGCTCGAGGTGATGACGGCGGAAGCGAAGAAGATACCTCTCAATAAGATCTACACAGAGCTCTACATCACTGTGGGACGAAGTGGCGAAGTCAATAAGGAGCACGAGGTGAGACAGATCGAAATGGCGTCCAGGATACATGTGGCCCAGGAGAAATCAATCCACtgcaatcagctctttgatccgCTACGGGGACGAGACCCCGACACAAGAACTGTGATCACAAGGGGAGTCGCTGGCATCGGAAAAACCGTATCCGTCAATAAGTTCACTCTAGACTGGGCTGAGGGGAAGGCAAACACCAACCTGGCATTTgtatttcctctctctttccgaGAGCTGAATCTGAtgagaaagagaaaatacagtCTGGTGGAGCTTCTCAGTGTCCTCTTCCCCGCAACAAAAGACACAGGAATCTTTACTAACTGTAGCAACAAAATGCTCTTCATCCTCGATGGTCTGGACGAGAGCCGCCTGTCTTTGGACTTCCACAAAATTGAAATATTGTCTGATGTGACGCAAAAGACCACGATCGCGGTGCTTCTGATCAACCTCATCAGGAGAACACTGCTTCCTTCTGCTCTCATTTGGATAACATCTCGCCCGGTAGCTTCCAGTCAGATACCTCTGGAGTTCGTTGATCTAATGACAGAGTTGCGAGGGTTCAACAACCCCCAGAAAGAAGAGTACTTCAGGAGGAAAATCAGTGACGAGAGGTTAGCGAACAGGGTGATCACGCATGTGAAATCCTGCAGGAGTCTTCACATCATGTGCCACATACCGGTCTTCTGCTGGATGGTGACGAGTGTTCTTCAGAAGACGTTGCTGACGACAGACAGTAAAGACACGCCAAAGACCCTCACTCAAATGTACATACACTTCTTGTACTTTCACGTGGAGAGCATGAAGAAGAGGCGGCCGGGGAGGAGAGAGTCAAACGCCGACTTCCTGAGAGATCACATCATGCCGCTGGGTAAACTGGCCTTCAAAGAGCTCGAGAAGGGCCACTTGATCTTCTACGAGAGCGACCTCATCCAGAATGGTATTAAAGTCACGCAGGCGTCGATGTTCTCAGGAGTCTACACGCAGATCTTCAACGAGGAGATGACACTGTGCAAGGAGAAGATATTCTGCTTTGTGCATCTGAGCGTCCAGGAGTTCTTCGCTGCGTTGTACGTCTACCTCACATTCAACAACGACAACATCAACGTCTTGGTTAAGAAGTCGTCCCCTTCGAGGTTCAGAGATTCATCGGAGTTCATCCTCTACAAAGAAGCAGTAGAAAAGGCTGTGCGGTGCGAAAATGGACATTTTGACATCTTCTTGCGCTTTCTGTTGGGCCTGTCTCTGGAGTCCAATCAGACTCTGTTGAAACATCTAATGACCGGCAACCGAACGAACCAAAGAACAAGAACGGAGATCATTAAACACATAAAGCAGAAGATCACGGAAAGTCAGTCCCCAGACAGATGCCTCAATCTCTTTCACTGTCTCAATGAGCTGAACGACCACTCTCTCGTGAAGGAGATTCAGAGCTACCTCCGCAAGGGCAGTCTTAACAAAGCCAAACTTTCACCTGCCCAATGGGCCACTCTGGTCTTTGTATTGCTGACATCAGAAGAAGAGCTGACTGTGTTTGAACTGAGCAACTACACCAGGTCAGAGGAAGCTCTTGCGAGGCTGCTGCCTGTCGTGAAAACAGCCCAAGTGGCAAA TCTAAATGCATGTAATCTCACTAAGAACTGCTGTGAAATCCTGGCGAATGAAATCAAATCATCCCAAATTCGGAAGCTGGACCTGGGTAACAACAACCTGACAGATGCTGGAATAACACTGCTCTCTGGTGGACTGAAGAGCAGCAAACTGGAGACACTCAG ATTGAAGAGCTGCAACCTGACAAAGCACAGCGCCGATGCCCTGGCCTCTGTTATCAGCTCAGCCTCCTGCCAGCTGAAAGTTTTGGACGTCTCTGACAATGACTTTCAGGACGAAGGAGTCAAAGTGCTCTCTGATGGACTGGGGAGTCCTCACTGTAAACTGGAAATACTCCT TGTGTCCCTGTGCAGAGTGACAGAGGAAGGCTGCACTTTCCTGGCGTCTGCTTtgaactcatcctgtctgaGAGAGCTCGACCTGAGCTACAACCACCCAGGAAACCGGGGCctgcagctgctgtctgctCTGAAGGAAGACCCAAAATGCAGCCTGCAGGATTTCAG TGTGGAACAGTGTGGTGAATCCATGATTCAGCCAGGTCCAAAGAAAT ACACCAAAAAACTCACCCTGGACccaaacacagcacacagaGACCTTTCTCTGTCCGAGGGAAACAGGAAAGCGACGCGTTGGACCGCGCAGCCGTTTCCCGATCACCCGGAGCGGTTTGATTTCAGGACTCAGGTGTTGTGCGAGGAGGGACTGACCGGGCGCTGCTACTGGGAGACAGAATGGAGCGGGAGAGCTTTCATAGGAGTAGCCTACAGGAGGATGTGCAGGAAAGGAGAGGGTCCGGAAAGCTGGTTAGGCAGAAATGACTCTTCCTGGGGACTATACTGCACCAAAGACGGCTACAAGAGCTGGCACAATGGCATGCTCATTACTGTAGCCATCCCACCAAGCTCCAATAAAGTAGGAGTCTATCTGGACTGGTCAGTGGGGAGACTGTCCTTCTTCAGGATCTCTTGTGGCGCACTGACCCCCCTCCACACCTTTCAGACCATCTTCACTGAGCCCGTCTACCCGGGGTTTCGGCTTGGCTGGCCGGACTCCACGGTGTACTTGTGCTAG